Proteins encoded by one window of Salvia splendens isolate huo1 chromosome 5, SspV2, whole genome shotgun sequence:
- the LOC121804770 gene encoding protein phosphatase 2C 50-like encodes MDEISLPLNLSNLIGEEKSLYATCVDIAGIDLIANVSKNLFLEPSMTKLPSMSLISKNRHSCCNVPHNGVLIRVDSNFDKSKDGDPAVNPFLDSQCVTDSPNDICIEDCLNKKRNMSQSIKRSESWVATIATEIVDDLVSLEENGEAVRIREPKRTFSASLVEITDEMKINKPIVAFSLPPLWGLTSICGRRAEMEDAAVALPRFLKIPPQMLNDAPLFSSIHKDLTAHVYGVYDGHGGCQVANYCREHMHLALADEIGAARENLKVENGEHNLKEKWLKIFQKCFHRLDNEVGGFPRTDGAGDLASDLHEPITPESVGSTAAVAIVCSTHIIVANCGDSRAVLNRGKVPMPLSVDHKPNREDECARIEAAGGKVINWDGYRVSGVLAVSRSIGDRYLRPYVVADPEVMFVPRTKEDECLIIASDGLWDVMTNEEACDLARKRILIWHKRNGTMLTSERGAGSDPAAQEAAEYLSKLAFKRGSADNISVIVVDLKAQRKFKRKT; translated from the exons ATGGACGAGATTTCCCTTCCACTTAATCTGAGTAACTTGATAGGCGAAGAAAAATCGCTCTATGCAACGTGTGTTGACATCGCTGGGATTGACCTTATAGCAAACGTTTCGAAAAATCTGTTTCTTGAACCATCCATGACCAAGCTGCCTTCCATGTCTCTCATCTCCAAGAATCGGCATTCTTGTTGTAATGTTCCTCACAACGGGGTTCTGATTAGGGTGGATTCAAACTTCGATAAGTCCAAGGATGGTGATCCAGCGGTTAATCCGTTTCTCGATTCTCAATGCGTGACTGATAGCCCTAATGACATTTGCATTGAAGATTGTCTAAATAAGAAGAGAAATATGTCTCAGAGCATCAAGAGATCCGAGTCGTGGGTAGCAACTATAGCAACTGAGATAGTTGATGATCTCGTTTCTTTAGAAGAGAATGGTGAGGCTGTCAGGATAAGAGAACCTAAAAGGACCTTTTCAGCTTCCCTCGTTGAGATTACTGATGAAATGAAGATAAATAAGCCTATTGTTGCTTTCAGTTTACCACCTCTTTGGGGACTAACATCTATTTGTGGTAGAAGAGCAGAAATGGAAGATGCAGCTGTAGCCCTTCCGCGATTCCTAAAGATTCCGCCTCAGATGTTGAACGACGCCCCACTTTTTAGCTCCATACACAAGGACTTAACTGCCCATGTATATGGAGTTTATGATGGGCATGGAGGTTGCCAG GTAGCTAACTACTGCAGAGAGCATATGCATCTAGCTTTAGCCGATGAGATTGGTGCGGCTAGGGAAAATTTGAAGGTCGAAAATGGTGAGCACAACTTGAAGGAGAAATGGCTTAAGATCTTTCAGAAGTGCTTTCATAGATTAGACAATGAAGTTGGAGGGTTCCCCAGAACTGATGGTGCTGGTGACCTTGCTTCCGACCTGCATGAGCCTATCACCCCAGAATCGGTCGGGTCCACTGCTGCAGTTGCGATTGTTTGTTCCACTCATATCATTGTTGCAAACTGTGGTGATTCGAGGGCAGTCTTGAACCGGGGAAAGGTTCCCATGCCATTATCTGTGGATCATAAG CCAAATAGAGAAGACGAATGTGCAAGGATAGAAGCTGCAGGAGGCAAGGTCATCAATTGGGATGGATACCGTGTTTCGGGTGTGCTTGCAGTGTCAAGATCCATTG GTGATCGATACTTGAGGCCATATGTGGTTGCAGATCCAGAAGTAATGTTCGTTCCTCGCACAAAAGAAGATGAGTGCCTTATTATAGCTAGTGATGGCCTATGGGATGTGATGACGAATGAGGAGGCTTGTGATCTGGCGCGAAAGAGGATTCTGATCTGGCACAAGAGGAATGGCACAATGCTTACCAGCGAGCGAGGGGCAGGGAGTGACCCAGCAGCCCAAGAGGCAGCAGAGTACCTCTCGAAGCTTGCTTTCAAAAGGGGAAGTGCAGACAACATCTCTGTGATAGTGGTGGATTTGAAAGCTCAAAGGAAGTTCAAAAGGAAGACGTGA
- the LOC121804777 gene encoding mitogen-activated protein kinase kinase 2-like, translating to MKKGSLAPNLKLSVPPPDDISKFLTGSGTFKDGDLLVNRDGVRIVSDSDVELPALIQPSDNQLSLADFDAVQVIGKGNGGVVRLVQHKWTAQFFALKVIQMNIEESARKHIAQELKINQSSQCPYVVVCYQSFYDNGAISIILEYMDGGSLADFLKKVNKIPEHYLAAICKQVLRGLWYLHHEKHIIHRDLKPSNLLINHRGDCKITDFGVSAILASTSGLANTFVGTYNYMSPERIIGGTYGYKSDIWSLGLVLLECATGEFPYSTPQAEGWINVYELMETIVDQPVPRPPSDLFSPEFCSFISACVQKDPKDRLSANELMAHPFITKYDDLVIDLSVYFTSAGPSLATL from the exons ATGAAGAAAGGGTCATTAGCTCCTAATCTCAAGCTCTCCGTCCCACCCCCTGACGACATCTCTAAATTCCT GACCGGCTCGGGGACGTTCAAGGACGGCGATCTCTTGGTTAACAGGGATGGGGTTCGGATTGTTTCAGATAGTGATGTGGAACTT CCAGCCTTGATTCAGCCATCAGATAACCAGTTGAGCTTAGCCGACTTTGATGCAGTGCAAGTCATTGGTAAGGGAAATGGAGGTGTTGTGCGTTTGGTGCAACACAAATGGACTGCACAGTTTTTTGCACTTAAG GTCATTCAAATGAATATTGAGGAATCTGCTCGCAAGCACATTGCTCAAGAGCTCAAAATTAATCAGTCATCTCAATGCCCATATGTTGTGGTTTGCTATCAATCTTTCTACGATAATGGTGCGATCTCCATCATCTTGGAATATATGGATGGAGGGTCTCTTGCAGATTTCCTTAAGAAAGTTAACAAAATCCCAGAGCATTATCTAGCTGCAATTTGCAAACAG GTACTCAGAGGTCTCTGGTATCTTCATCATGAAAAACATATCATCCACAGGGACCTCAAACCTTCAAACTTATTAATAAACCACAGAGGTGATTGCAAGATCACTGACTTTGGAGTCAGTGCAATACTTGCCAGCACATCTGGTCTAGCTAATACTTTCGTTGGCACTTACAACTACATGTCA CCAGAGAGAATCATCGGAGGCACATATGGTTATAAAAGTGACATCTGGAGCCTCGGTTTGGTTCTCCTCGAGTGTGCAACAGGAGAATTTCCATATTCCACGCCTCAGGCTGAGGGATGGATCAATGTCTACGAGCTGATGGAAACCATTGTCGATCAGCCTGTGCCTCGTCCACCTTCAGATCTATTTTCTCCAGAGTTCTGCTCATTTATCTCTGCTTG TGTGCAAAAGGATCCTAAAGATAGGCTATCGGCGAACGAACTCATG GCACACCCTTTCATCACTAAATATGATGATCTTGTTATTGATCTTTCGGTGTACTTCACCAGTGCAGGACCTTCACTGGCCACACTGTAA
- the LOC121804779 gene encoding pre-mRNA cleavage factor Im 25 kDa subunit 1-like isoform X1: protein MGDHSIPEENGGDPSSSTALDIYPLSCYYFGSRDSVSLNTETRADRLLRLRANYDAVGMRSCVAAVIVVVFVSQNYLLQVELFKHPHLLLLQVQNSIYRLPGGRVRQGESDTDCLKRKLESKLSAGEDGRGPDWEVGECLGMWWRPDFESVLYPYLPPNIKRPKECTKLYLVKLPPSRRFIVPKNSRLLAIPLCQLHENYETYGPIISGVPQLLSKYSFNMVEP from the exons ATGGGCGATCACTCAATTCCAGAAGAAAACGGCGGTGATCCCAGCAGCTCCACCGCCTTGGATATTTACCCTCTCAGCTGTTACTATTTCGGCTCCAGAGATTCTGTTTCTCTCAACACCGAAACCCGCGCCGATCGCCTTCTTCGCCTCAGAGCTAA CTATGATGCCGTTGGAATGAGGAGCTGCGTGGCTGCCGTGATTGTG GTTGTGTTTGTGAGCCAAAACTACCTGCTCCAGGTTGAACTTTTCAAACACCCCCATCTCTTGTTGCTACAAGTGCAGAACTCCATCTACAGACTTCCTGGTGGACGTGTACGGCAAGGTGAATCAG ATACTGACTGCTTAAAACGAAAGCTCGAAAGCAAGCTATCTGCTGGTGAAGATGGTCGTGGTCCTGATTGGGAG GTTGGAGAATGTCTTGGTATGTGGTGGAGACCCGACTTTGAGTCCGTACTTTATCCGTATTTGCCACCAAACATAAAGAGGCCTAAA GAGTGCACTAAACTCTATCTTGTGAAGCTGCCACCAAGCAGAAGGTTTATTGTGCCTAAGAATTCACGACTTCTTGCAATCCCGTTGTGTCAACTTCATGAGAACTATGAG ACTTATGGTCCAATAATCTCTGGAGTCCCACAGTTGCTATCCAAATATTCCTTCAACATGGTAGAACCTTAA
- the LOC121804779 gene encoding pre-mRNA cleavage factor Im 25 kDa subunit 1-like isoform X2 has translation MGDHSIPEENGGDPSSSTALDIYPLSCYYFGSRDSVSLNTETRADRLLRLRANYDAVGMRSCVAAVIVVELFKHPHLLLLQVQNSIYRLPGGRVRQGESDTDCLKRKLESKLSAGEDGRGPDWEVGECLGMWWRPDFESVLYPYLPPNIKRPKECTKLYLVKLPPSRRFIVPKNSRLLAIPLCQLHENYETYGPIISGVPQLLSKYSFNMVEP, from the exons ATGGGCGATCACTCAATTCCAGAAGAAAACGGCGGTGATCCCAGCAGCTCCACCGCCTTGGATATTTACCCTCTCAGCTGTTACTATTTCGGCTCCAGAGATTCTGTTTCTCTCAACACCGAAACCCGCGCCGATCGCCTTCTTCGCCTCAGAGCTAA CTATGATGCCGTTGGAATGAGGAGCTGCGTGGCTGCCGTGATTGTG GTTGAACTTTTCAAACACCCCCATCTCTTGTTGCTACAAGTGCAGAACTCCATCTACAGACTTCCTGGTGGACGTGTACGGCAAGGTGAATCAG ATACTGACTGCTTAAAACGAAAGCTCGAAAGCAAGCTATCTGCTGGTGAAGATGGTCGTGGTCCTGATTGGGAG GTTGGAGAATGTCTTGGTATGTGGTGGAGACCCGACTTTGAGTCCGTACTTTATCCGTATTTGCCACCAAACATAAAGAGGCCTAAA GAGTGCACTAAACTCTATCTTGTGAAGCTGCCACCAAGCAGAAGGTTTATTGTGCCTAAGAATTCACGACTTCTTGCAATCCCGTTGTGTCAACTTCATGAGAACTATGAG ACTTATGGTCCAATAATCTCTGGAGTCCCACAGTTGCTATCCAAATATTCCTTCAACATGGTAGAACCTTAA